The following coding sequences are from one Streptomyces sp. NBC_01232 window:
- a CDS encoding DUF6126 family protein: protein MTDNPPEKNTAADQEKWKEKGVALRAFFYIFGTHVFAGFIWLLFYLGQHAQK from the coding sequence ATGACGGATAACCCGCCCGAGAAGAACACGGCGGCGGACCAGGAGAAATGGAAAGAGAAGGGCGTCGCCCTGCGCGCCTTCTTCTACATCTTCGGCACGCACGTGTTCGCCGGGTTCATCTGGCTGCTGTTCTACCTGGGCCAACACGCCCAGAAATGA
- a CDS encoding ATP-binding protein — MTGRHPGGQQAVEGRKHVWTVPLAPGSVRAVRERSERALVLFGLDSSSTLFGAVLLVVSELVTNAIRHAQHSPDAEVTLHMTEHLLVVSVGDLDSRPLTLADASRTSGQGLRAVADLARAFGGDVRIEPSSGGRGKTIVVRFILPEGTP, encoded by the coding sequence GTGACGGGCCGGCACCCCGGCGGGCAGCAGGCCGTCGAGGGGCGCAAGCACGTGTGGACGGTGCCGCTGGCGCCGGGTTCCGTACGAGCCGTGCGCGAGCGCAGCGAACGCGCCCTGGTCCTCTTTGGCCTGGATAGCTCCTCCACGCTCTTCGGGGCCGTGCTCCTGGTGGTCAGCGAGCTGGTGACCAACGCCATCCGGCACGCCCAGCACTCCCCGGATGCGGAGGTCACCCTCCACATGACCGAGCACTTGCTCGTGGTATCCGTCGGGGACCTGGACTCGCGCCCGTTAACGCTGGCCGATGCCAGCCGGACCTCCGGGCAGGGGCTACGCGCGGTGGCTGACCTTGCGCGTGCGTTCGGCGGCGACGTCCGCATCGAGCCCTCCTCCGGAGGGCGCGGCAAGACGATCGTCGTCCGCTTCATCCTGCCGGAAGGCACACCTTGA
- a CDS encoding carbonic anhydrase — protein MSVDRDCGSEVVVARRRLVRVRLSGAAALAAGLVCGSSAASGPRTQAAAGGRPRPLGPGRAWSELEAGNRRWRTFHESHPDRAGDVRRALVDGQHPFAVVLGCVDSRVPPELVFDQGLGDLLTVRSAGEVLDEAVLGSIAYGVLELGVPLIVVLGHQGCGAVASAVHAEAGGELPAHIRYLADRIRPAIDHRLQGKARIDAAATENVRRVRARLADEPDLAARVADGRLAVAGARYELTSQRVRKVP, from the coding sequence ATGAGTGTCGATCGTGACTGCGGGTCCGAGGTGGTCGTCGCACGTCGCCGACTGGTGCGTGTGAGGTTGAGCGGGGCGGCGGCGCTAGCGGCTGGCCTGGTGTGCGGGTCGTCAGCCGCCTCAGGCCCGCGGACCCAGGCGGCAGCCGGCGGCAGGCCGCGACCCTTGGGGCCGGGGCGTGCGTGGAGTGAGCTGGAGGCGGGGAACCGCCGGTGGCGAACGTTCCACGAGAGCCATCCGGACCGCGCCGGGGATGTGCGCCGGGCGCTGGTGGACGGGCAGCACCCATTCGCGGTGGTCCTGGGGTGCGTGGACTCGCGTGTGCCGCCGGAACTGGTCTTCGACCAGGGGCTAGGTGATCTGCTCACCGTGCGATCGGCGGGCGAAGTCCTGGACGAAGCGGTCCTGGGCAGCATCGCCTACGGCGTGCTGGAGCTCGGCGTCCCGCTGATCGTCGTCCTGGGCCATCAGGGCTGCGGGGCGGTCGCCTCGGCCGTACACGCCGAGGCCGGTGGCGAGCTCCCGGCACACATCCGCTATCTGGCGGACCGGATCCGACCGGCGATCGACCACCGGCTTCAAGGCAAGGCCCGGATCGACGCGGCGGCCACCGAGAACGTGCGCCGGGTCCGGGCACGCCTTGCCGACGAGCCGGACCTCGCCGCCCGAGTCGCGGACGGCCGCCTGGCCGTGGCCGGCGCCCGCTACGAGCTGACCAGCCAGCGGGTACGTAAGGTTCCCTGA
- a CDS encoding thiopeptide-type bacteriocin biosynthesis protein: MNAPHAPQSTEHAVLAVLSGQSLAATAARAGIDAEELGDAVTLYRAAGQAVLAEQAARRDWHQVRIEFADFDRAEDAAATHLAPLLRTLEDSGLLAAWWYIRKAPCWRLRLLPTRGADPAQLHLATSQLLGALVQSAEIIRWWPTVYEPEVLAFGGPDGIATAHGLLHADSRYFLARTHQPQGLGRREMSMLLCTALFRSAGLDWYEQGDVWDRVARVRPLPEDITPDHLSGMGGGLRRLLSLDTRTLTGPGGTMEAAAPWLAAFTTAGQAISNAAQSGILQRGPRDILAHHVIFHWNRHGLTARAQATLAHATRAVIMNAASADQEP; encoded by the coding sequence ATGAACGCCCCGCACGCCCCCCAGAGCACTGAACACGCCGTCCTCGCCGTCCTGTCCGGGCAGTCCCTCGCCGCCACCGCCGCCCGTGCGGGCATCGACGCCGAAGAACTCGGCGACGCCGTCACCCTCTACCGGGCAGCCGGGCAAGCCGTCCTCGCCGAGCAGGCCGCCCGCCGCGACTGGCACCAGGTCCGCATCGAGTTCGCCGACTTCGACCGCGCCGAAGACGCCGCCGCAACCCACCTCGCCCCCCTCCTGCGAACGCTGGAGGACAGCGGACTCCTGGCCGCGTGGTGGTACATCCGCAAGGCGCCATGCTGGCGGCTTCGGCTGTTGCCCACACGGGGCGCCGACCCCGCCCAACTCCACCTCGCCACCTCCCAACTGCTCGGGGCGCTCGTCCAGTCCGCAGAGATCATCCGCTGGTGGCCGACCGTCTACGAGCCGGAAGTCCTCGCCTTCGGCGGCCCGGACGGCATCGCCACCGCCCACGGCCTCCTCCACGCCGACAGCCGCTACTTCCTCGCCCGCACCCACCAGCCCCAGGGGTTGGGACGGCGCGAGATGTCGATGCTGCTGTGCACCGCCCTGTTCCGATCTGCCGGGCTGGACTGGTACGAACAGGGCGACGTGTGGGACCGGGTGGCCCGGGTGAGGCCCCTGCCCGAGGACATCACCCCCGACCACCTGAGCGGCATGGGCGGCGGACTGCGGAGGCTGCTGTCCCTCGACACCCGCACCCTGACCGGCCCCGGCGGCACGATGGAAGCCGCCGCCCCGTGGCTCGCCGCGTTCACGACTGCCGGGCAGGCCATCAGCAACGCTGCCCAGAGCGGCATCCTGCAACGCGGCCCCCGCGACATCCTCGCCCACCACGTGATCTTCCACTGGAACCGTCACGGGCTCACCGCACGCGCACAGGCCACCCTCGCCCACGCCACCCGAGCCGTCATCATGAACGCGGCTTCCGCCGACCAGGAGCCGTGA